The stretch of DNA TCCGGATCCGCCGTTAGCAAACCCGGGAAAAGTGGCGACGCTGGTGGGGCTCGAACCCATGACCTCCGCCGTGACAGGGCGGCGCTCTAACCAACTGAGCTACAGCGTCGTACGCCGGGACCGGCGACCCCTATTAGAAGTTTGACCGGCCGGACCCTGCGAGCCGAAGCTCGCACCGCAAAAAATGGTGGGCACGGTTGGGATTGAACCAACGACCCCCCGCGTGTGAAGCGGATGCTCTCCCACTGAGCTACGCGCCCATACCGTACGGGCCGCCATCTTTGCGAACCGGCCCATCTTACCCTACTCGCGTTCGGCTGTAAAGCGCCTTGCTCGCCTTCACGCATACTCTGTCGAAAGATCGCCGCATGCTAGAAGACTTTCCCTTGATCTCTCGCTTCCAAGTGCCCTTCGCGGATATCGACATGCTCCGCCACGTCAACAACGTTGCCTATATTCGCTGGGCCGAGACCATGCGCTCGGAGTATTTCGCGCAGGTGATGCATGGCGACATCCACAGCGCCCTCGGAATGATTCAGGCGACGATCGACTTTACGTACGAGCGGCAGCTCACCTATCGCGAGCAAATCGCGATCGGGTGCCGAATTCCGCGCATCGGCACCAAATCGTTCGACTTCTACTACGAAGTCTGGAGTGAGACGCACGGCAAGCGTGCGGCCCACGGCATCACCACCGTCGTCGCCTTCAATTTCGTCGAGAACGTCTCCATACCGGTTCCGCAAATGTGGCGCGATGCGATCGCCACGTATGAACGGGGGCCGCAACGGATATATAGGTGAGGTGGAACTCCTCACGCTCGGTCACGGAACCGCCTCCCAAGAGGACTTGGCTGCGAGAATACGGGCGGCGCAGATCGCTCGGCTCGTCGACGTGCGCAGCGTCCCCAAGAGCCGCCGCCATCCCCACGTGTGGCGCGAGCAGATGGAACTCTGGGTACCGAGCGAGACTGGGGCGACCTATACGTGGGCTGCCGAACTCGGCGGCTTTCGGAAGGCCCAACCCGATTCGCTCAATACGGCGCTTCGCCACCCATCCTTCCGCGGGTACGCCGACTACATGGAGACCGATCGCTTTCGCGACGCGCTCGCTCTGCTGCTCGAAACGGCCGCCCGCCAGCGAACGGCGATCATGTGCAGCGAAACGCTGTGGTGGCGGTGTCATCGGCGCCTCATCGCCGACGCGGCCGTGCTGCTCCACGGGGTCGAGATCGCGCACCTGAGCGCGGATGGTAAGGCGCACCCGCACGTCCCGACGGACGGCGTTCGGAGGGTCGGCGACCATCTGCGCTACGACCAAGAGGTGGCGTGAGCGCTCCGGTCGAGGCGAACGACGATGCCCTCGCCGCCGCTAAGGCGGCCGGGCTGCGCTACGTCACCGATACGATGCCGGGCATCACCCGGCGGCTGCGGGGCGGCCACTTCCAATTCTCGCGACCCGACGGGACGCCGCTCGCCGACGATGCCGAGATCGCGCGCATACGCGCGCTTGCGATTCCGCCGGCGTATGCAGACGTCTGGATCTGCCCGATCGCGAACGGGCATTTGCAGGCCACCGGTCGCGACGCTCGCGGGCGCAAGCAATACCGCTATCATAAACGCTGGCGCGAAGTTCGCGACGCAACCAAGTACGAGCGGATGATCGCGTTCGCACGCGCGCTGCCGAAAATCCGCAACCGCGTCGACGAAGATCTGCGCAAGCACGGCTTACCGCGCGAGAAAGTGCTGGCAGCGGTCGTGCAGTTGCTCGAAAGCACGCTCATACGCGTCGGCAACGAAGAGTACGCCAAGGACAACCAATCCTACGGCCTGACGACATTTGAAAATCGCCACGCGAAGGTGAGCGGCGAAACGGTGCGTTTCTCGTTTCGCGGCAAGAGCGGCGTGCGTCACGCGATCCACCTGCACGATCGACGGCTCGCACGAATCGTGCGCCAATGCCAAGATTTGCCCGGACAGGACCTGTTTAGTTACGTCGACGATGAGGGAGCGCCGCACGCGATCGACTCCTCCGATGTCAACGACTACATTCGCGAAATATCCGGCGACGAATTTTCCGCGAAAGATTTTCGCACGTGGGTCGGCACCGTTACCTGCGCGATGCTGCTCGCCAACGCCGAGGCCGCCGAGGACGCCGCCGAACGCAAGGTGCGCGTCGTATCGGCCATCAAAGACGTCGCGCTGCGTCTGGGCAACACGCCGGCCGTTTGCCGCAAGTGCTACGTGCATCCGGCCGTCCTCGATGCGTACCTCGAGGACGGTCGGCTAGATCTCGGAGCGCGTTCGCGCAAGACCACGGGCCTGCTGCCCGAGGAAACTTCCGTGCTCGCGCTCCTACGCCACCGGTCGCCGGCAACGTGAACGTTCTTAGGCCTCTCGTTTTTCACGCACGGTCTGCGCGACGTGTGCCAACAGGTCGCTCATGGCTTGAGCGCCGTCGGCGATTCGACCGCGGAAGCTGGTACTTCGGCCGCTCTCCGCGAGGCGGACGATGCGGGCGCGTGACGCGTACGAGTACAGCTCTTCGCGGCGTTGGTGGGTCTCGGATGAGATCCAGTGGTCCATGACGCCTCCAAGTGCGAACGGTGCCCTCGACGATGCAATACGAAATACACGACATCACGCACGTGCGTCGGCGAAGGGCGAGTGAATGAAAAAACCTCCGGCGATTCGCGGAGGCTCTCTAGTCTTCGGTGGTTACGCGAACGAGCGCGTTACGTAAAACCGTCTACTAAGAGCCGAGATCCGCGTGAATCGAACCCACTATTCGGGCAAACCGGAGAGACGACGAGCCAAAACCCAGCCGTCATTCGGGTAATCCCGACGGGTTGCTTGCGAATACGCGATGCAGTCATACGTCTTCTCCTTTCTCAAATAGCGTGCGAGCACGCAAAATGTTTTCCTACTGTAACACGCGGTTTTTCCGCTTGTCAAACAAACGTCGCAGCATCGTCGGCGCCCTACGGCGTTGACGGCGCCGGGGGGCTTTGCTATACTCGGCCGGGTCACATACGGGCGGTTAGCTCAGTGGGAGAGCACTACATTGACACTGTAGGGGTCGCAAGTTCAATCCTTGCACCGCCCACCATTTCAGGAACGAAGCCCGATCGCTCGGAGCTTCGTTCCTTTTTATTGCGTCTAGGCGCGAATTTCGAGCGCACCGCCGGCGGTGAGTTCTCCGATGCGGCGGGCATCGACGCCTTGCGAGCTCAGGCGTTCGAGCAGCACGCCCGCCTGGTCCGGTGCGATGGCGATGAGCAGGCCGCCCGATGTCTGCGCGTCGCACAGGAGCAGGCGCAAGGCGGGCTCGATCGCGTCCTCAAAGAGCACGCCGTTCGCCAGCGCGTTCTCGAAGTTGTTGCGCGTGCCGCCCGGTGCGGCACCCTCGCGCGCGAGTTCTAGGGCGCGCTCGAAGATCGGGACGGCGCCGGAATCGATCCGTGCCCCGAGCTTGTCGCCGGTCATTTCGCGCAGGTGTCCGATCAATCCGAAGCCGGTGATATCGGTGGCGGCGTGCGCGCCGCAGGCCACCATCGCTTCGCCCGCCAGGCGATTGAGCGCCGCCATCGAGGCGATGGCCGGTTCCAGTGCCGCCTCGTCGATCAAGTCGCGACGCCGGGCGGTCGTTAATATGCCGGTTCCCAGCGGTTTCGTAAGCACGAGCACGTCGCCGGCGCGCCCCGAATCGTTGCGAACGATGCGATCCGGGTGAACGACGCCCGTAACCGAGAGGCCGTATTTCGGCTCGTCGTCCTTAATCGTATGGCCCCCGATGACGTGGATCCCCGCCTCGGCAGCTTTCTCGGCACCGCCGGCCAGAATGGCGCCCAAAATTGACGGATCAAGATTTTCGGGAAAGGCGGCGATCGCCAAGGCGGTCACCGGCCGGCCGCCCATGGCGTAGACATCCGAGAGCGCGTTGGCGGCGGCAATCCGCCCGAACGTGCGCGGATCGTCGACGATGGGCGTGAAGAAATCGACCGTCTGCACGAGCGCGAGCTCGTCGGTCAGGCGATAGACTCCGGCATCATCGGCCGTACTGGTACCGACGAGCACGTTTGGATCGTCGATCGGTGGCAAATCGCGCAAGACTTGCGCGAGGACGCCCGCGTCCATTTTGGAGGCTCAACCGGCGCAACTGGAAAGATGCGTGAGCCGAAGGATATCCGCTTTGGTCATGTGACTCCCTATGCGAGGTGGTGAATCGTAAACATTGCAACGAGCCCGGCCACGATGCCCACCACGAATACGCCCGCCGTAACGAACCCCAAGACGCGTTTGGGGAACACGTTACGCACGATAAATAGCGACGGCAGGCTGATCGCCGGCAGCGTCATGAGCAGCGCCGTCGCCGGCCCCGTGCTCATCCCGGCATGCATCAACGTTTGGACGATCGGCACTTCGCCCGCGGTCG from Candidatus Baltobacteraceae bacterium encodes:
- a CDS encoding acyl-CoA thioesterase, with the translated sequence MISRFQVPFADIDMLRHVNNVAYIRWAETMRSEYFAQVMHGDIHSALGMIQATIDFTYERQLTYREQIAIGCRIPRIGTKSFDFYYEVWSETHGKRAAHGITTVVAFNFVENVSIPVPQMWRDAIATYERGPQRIYR
- a CDS encoding DUF488 domain-containing protein, which produces MNGGRNGYIGEVELLTLGHGTASQEDLAARIRAAQIARLVDVRSVPKSRRHPHVWREQMELWVPSETGATYTWAAELGGFRKAQPDSLNTALRHPSFRGYADYMETDRFRDALALLLETAARQRTAIMCSETLWWRCHRRLIADAAVLLHGVEIAHLSADGKAHPHVPTDGVRRVGDHLRYDQEVA
- the selD gene encoding selenide, water dikinase SelD, which gives rise to MTKADILRLTHLSSCAGUASKMDAGVLAQVLRDLPPIDDPNVLVGTSTADDAGVYRLTDELALVQTVDFFTPIVDDPRTFGRIAAANALSDVYAMGGRPVTALAIAAFPENLDPSILGAILAGGAEKAAEAGIHVIGGHTIKDDEPKYGLSVTGVVHPDRIVRNDSGRAGDVLVLTKPLGTGILTTARRRDLIDEAALEPAIASMAALNRLAGEAMVACGAHAATDITGFGLIGHLREMTGDKLGARIDSGAVPIFERALELAREGAAPGGTRNNFENALANGVLFEDAIEPALRLLLCDAQTSGGLLIAIAPDQAGVLLERLSSQGVDARRIGELTAGGALEIRA